A region of Cheilinus undulatus linkage group 10, ASM1832078v1, whole genome shotgun sequence DNA encodes the following proteins:
- the LOC121516696 gene encoding gastrotropin-like isoform X7: MSLITSSSPHLFSSSTMAFTGKYELESQENYEEFLEIIEQQSAKTDHKVITEVVQDGNDFSWTQSIPGWSWTNKFTAGQECELMTMKGDKFRAPVTLEGQKISVPFPKYNFTAEIVDDKLVMTCTTPGDKGVAFKRVSKRT, translated from the exons atgtctcttatAACGTCTTCCTCGCCTCATCTTTTCTCTTCCTCCACCATGGCGTTCACTGGGAAATATGAGCTGGAGAGTCAAGAGAACTACGAGGAGTTTCTTGAAATTATtg AACAGCAAAGCGCCAAGACTGACCACAAGGTGATCACAGAGGTGGTTCAGGATGGGAATGACTTCTCCTGGACTCAGAGTATTCCTGGCTGGTCCTGGACCAACAAGTTCACCGCAGGTCAGGAGTGTGAGCTGATGACAATGAAGGGTGACAAATTCAGG GCTCCTGTGACTCTGGAAGGTCAAAAGATCTCAGTACCATTTCCAAAGTACAACTTCACAGCAGAGATCGTTGATGATAAATTAGTGATG ACTTGCACAACACCGGGAGACAAGGGTGTGGCTTTCAAAAGAGTAAGCAAGAGGACCTAA